A segment of the bacterium genome:
GGAAGCGGATCTCGCCGTCGACGTCGGTGTTGTCGCCCTTCGCCGGCGCGCTGACGAAGACGATCGAGGTCTTGCCGTCGGTCTCGTACGCCGCCGTGTACTGGACCTTCATGGTCAGCCCGGCGGTCGAGCGCTCGTCGTAGACGAAGCGATAGGTGTCGTTGCCGACCTTCTTGCAGCTCGCCAGCCCCGGGATGTGCTTCGACGAGCCGACGACGTCCCAGAGATACTTGTACGCCTTCTCGATCGGCACCTTGACGGTGACCGACCCCTCGACCTCGGTGGGGAACTTGGCCATGCGCGTCTGAAAACACAGATGGACGCCG
Coding sequences within it:
- a CDS encoding SRPBCC family protein, which produces MAKFPTEVEGSVTVKVPIEKAYKYLWDVVGSSKHIPGLASCKKVGNDTYRFVYDERSTAGLTMKVQYTAAYETDGKTSIVFVSAPAKGDNTDVDGEIRFQKAGTGTKITLRQMVAPDTPVPSLLQRLVKSFAEKEASATVKEYLANVKEALEAKA